One Thermoanaerobaculales bacterium DNA window includes the following coding sequences:
- a CDS encoding efflux RND transporter permease subunit: MRRIEPGSRRGIVHWAITRPVGTTIVSIAICVLGASMIGRLAVDLLPRIVYPEVMASVSNPEVDPEVMEQTVAKVLEPRLATTEDAILITSSSDEGRTHVELHFAYGTDVDLALRDASTKLDQARGSLPEEADPPVIFKIDPSQIPVLQFAVYSPSRDQAWIKRWCEDQLAKQLLTVAGVASVDVLGGLDREVQVVIDPDRLRSYGLTVSEVLGRLREENQDISAGRLRSRGRELLSKTKGKFRSVDDIRRVRLPLPRGGDISVADVAAVEDTYADDRVYTRMDRTPAVMVAVTKQPDSNTVQVVDSCLSVLDRLRGEGFFPPDVATQLIQDQAFYVRAAVNGVASAALAGGGLAMVVVFLFLRSFRRTLVIGTSIPIAILGCVALMGTADLTLNIMSLGGLALGIGMLVDNAIVMLENIDRHQRASEDPVAAAHEGAGEVASAVTASTLTNIAAVLPFFLMGGLTALLFNELLATISFAILTSLVVALTLVPMLSAQLSRLRGGQAARSRLLMAVPRAVELLEGLYRGLLPRLLRRRGPVILVALAACLASLVLATRLGSEFLPPVDDGRVTAWVVMPPETPAEVTDLACQSAERAVLGVPKVVHVFSSAGGWVGGRGASFNPTRFSLNVELEPRRVRGMSATAWIELARATLDRLPELADAEVYLRPPRIRGLRTSTGTEDIEVKVFGDDLDILQRIGLEITDRLAAMPGLTAVESSYEETGPEVRVELDRRRAADLGLDVGEVGRTVRTAVGGSVPTKLTDGDREIDIRVRFARAAVQTAADLAAVPLFPASGAPLRLRDVATVREGVAPRSIERENQNRLVRVTASVLPERWSVGEATAAVRRDLGGYALPEGYRMALGGQDEAIRGNQRLLLGAIALAIFMVFAVMAVQYESLVDPLVIMVAIPLAVVGVVGGLLVSGLPISAPVMLGLILLAGIVVNNGILLVEYIEIRRRGGEVPRFDAIVEAAPLRVRPILMTVSTTVIGMLPLALNPAEGGELMAPLAVAVIGGLLASTALTLLVLPCLYLALNNLAERLGRRLLRERDG; encoded by the coding sequence ATGAGGCGCATCGAGCCGGGCAGCCGGCGCGGCATCGTCCACTGGGCGATCACCCGTCCGGTCGGGACCACCATCGTCTCGATCGCGATCTGCGTCCTCGGCGCGTCGATGATCGGCCGCCTGGCCGTCGACCTCCTGCCCAGGATCGTCTACCCGGAGGTCATGGCGAGCGTGAGCAACCCGGAGGTCGACCCCGAGGTCATGGAGCAGACCGTGGCCAAGGTGCTCGAGCCGCGGCTGGCCACCACCGAGGACGCCATCCTCATCACCTCCTCCTCCGACGAGGGGCGGACCCACGTCGAGCTCCACTTCGCGTACGGCACCGACGTCGATCTGGCGCTGCGCGACGCCTCCACCAAGCTCGACCAGGCCCGTGGATCGCTCCCCGAGGAGGCCGACCCGCCGGTCATCTTCAAGATCGACCCGTCGCAGATCCCGGTCCTCCAGTTCGCCGTCTACTCCCCGAGCCGCGACCAGGCCTGGATCAAGCGCTGGTGCGAGGATCAGCTGGCGAAGCAGCTGCTCACGGTTGCCGGCGTCGCGTCGGTCGATGTCCTCGGCGGCCTCGACCGCGAGGTCCAGGTCGTGATCGATCCCGACCGCCTGCGCTCGTACGGGCTCACGGTCTCCGAGGTGCTCGGCCGTCTGCGCGAGGAGAACCAGGACATCTCCGCCGGCCGCCTGCGCTCCCGCGGCCGCGAGCTGCTCTCCAAGACCAAGGGCAAGTTTCGGAGCGTCGACGACATCCGTCGAGTCCGCCTGCCGCTGCCCCGCGGCGGGGACATCTCGGTCGCCGACGTGGCCGCCGTCGAGGACACCTACGCCGACGACCGGGTCTACACCCGCATGGACCGGACGCCCGCGGTCATGGTGGCGGTCACCAAGCAGCCCGACTCGAACACCGTGCAGGTCGTCGACTCGTGCCTGAGCGTGCTCGACCGGTTGCGGGGCGAGGGCTTCTTCCCGCCCGACGTCGCCACCCAGCTGATCCAGGACCAGGCGTTCTACGTGCGCGCCGCGGTCAACGGGGTGGCGAGCGCCGCCCTCGCCGGCGGCGGCCTCGCGATGGTCGTGGTCTTCCTGTTTCTGCGCTCGTTCCGGCGCACGCTGGTCATCGGGACCTCGATCCCGATCGCGATCCTCGGCTGCGTCGCGCTGATGGGCACCGCCGACCTGACCCTCAACATCATGTCGCTCGGTGGCCTGGCGCTCGGCATCGGCATGCTCGTGGACAACGCCATCGTCATGCTCGAGAACATCGACCGCCACCAGCGGGCAAGCGAGGACCCGGTCGCGGCGGCCCACGAGGGCGCCGGCGAGGTGGCGTCGGCGGTCACCGCCTCGACCCTGACCAACATCGCCGCGGTGCTGCCCTTCTTCCTCATGGGAGGCCTGACGGCCCTCCTCTTCAACGAGCTCCTCGCCACCATCTCGTTCGCGATCCTGACGTCGCTGGTGGTCGCGCTGACCCTGGTGCCCATGCTGTCAGCCCAGCTGTCGCGGCTTCGCGGCGGCCAGGCCGCCCGCTCGCGGCTGCTGATGGCAGTGCCGCGCGCGGTCGAGCTCCTCGAGGGGCTCTATCGAGGGCTGTTGCCCCGGCTGCTGCGCCGCCGCGGCCCGGTCATCCTGGTCGCGCTGGCGGCCTGCCTCGCCAGCCTCGTGCTCGCCACCCGGCTGGGCAGCGAGTTCCTGCCCCCGGTCGACGACGGCCGGGTCACCGCCTGGGTCGTCATGCCGCCCGAGACGCCAGCCGAGGTGACCGACCTCGCCTGCCAGTCGGCGGAGCGGGCGGTGCTCGGCGTCCCCAAGGTGGTGCACGTGTTCTCCTCGGCCGGGGGCTGGGTGGGCGGGCGCGGCGCGTCCTTCAACCCCACCCGCTTCTCCCTCAACGTCGAGCTCGAGCCGCGACGCGTCCGCGGCATGAGCGCGACCGCCTGGATCGAGCTCGCTCGCGCCACCCTCGACCGCCTGCCCGAGCTTGCCGACGCCGAGGTCTACCTGCGCCCGCCCCGGATCAGGGGACTGCGCACCTCCACCGGCACCGAGGACATCGAGGTGAAGGTCTTCGGAGACGACCTCGACATCCTGCAGCGGATCGGTCTCGAGATCACCGACCGGCTGGCCGCGATGCCCGGCCTGACCGCGGTCGAGAGCTCGTACGAGGAGACGGGTCCCGAGGTCCGGGTCGAGCTCGACCGCCGGCGCGCCGCCGACCTCGGTCTCGATGTGGGCGAGGTCGGCCGCACCGTGCGCACCGCGGTCGGCGGTTCGGTTCCCACCAAGCTGACCGACGGCGACCGCGAGATCGACATCCGTGTCCGCTTCGCGCGAGCCGCGGTCCAGACCGCCGCCGACCTGGCGGCGGTGCCGCTGTTTCCGGCGAGCGGCGCGCCGCTGCGGCTGCGCGACGTGGCGACGGTCCGCGAGGGGGTCGCGCCCCGTTCCATCGAGCGCGAGAACCAGAACCGCCTGGTCCGGGTCACGGCCTCGGTGCTGCCCGAGCGCTGGTCGGTGGGCGAGGCGACCGCGGCGGTCCGCCGCGACCTCGGCGGTTACGCTCTGCCGGAGGGCTACCGGATGGCGCTGGGCGGCCAGGACGAGGCGATCCGCGGCAATCAGCGCCTGCTGCTCGGGGCGATCGCGCTGGCGATCTTCATGGTCTTCGCAGTGATGGCGGTGCAGTACGAGTCGCTGGTCGACCCCCTGGTGATCATGGTCGCGATCCCGCTCGCGGTGGTCGGGGTGGTTGGCGGCTTGCTCGTCTCCGGACTGCCGATCTCGGCCCCGGTCATGCTCGGGCTGATCCTGCTCGCCGGGATCGTGGTCAACAACGGCATCCTGCTCGTCGAGTACATCGAGATCCGCCGCCGCGGCGGCGAGGTGCCGCGGTTCGATGCGATCGTCGAGGCCGCTCCGCTGCGGGTGCGCCCGATCCTGATGACGGTCAGCACGACGGTGATCGGGATGCTGCCGCTCGCTCTCAACCCGGCCGAGGGCGGCGAGCTGATGGCGCCGCTCGCAGTCGCGGTGATCGGCGGCCTGCTGGCCTCGACGGCGCTCACGCTGCTGGTCCTGCCGTGCCTCTACCTGGCTCTGAACAACCTCGCGGAGCGGCTCGGCCGCCGGCTGCTTCGCGAGAGAGACGGGTAG
- a CDS encoding isocitrate/isopropylmalate family dehydrogenase, which yields MSQFENVRIPDGDLIEYRDGALVIGDHPVIGCLRGDGIGLDITPVMTKVVDAAVERAFGGRRGIAWCPLYAGLEGLQHYGSEFPDETVEAIRHLRIAIKGPFTTPIGEETHVCLHCAHQQYHAGSCDKCGKDDGVTARFRSINVRFRQHLDLFACVRPIMYFEGVPAPNKYADKVDFMIFRENTEDVYAGHDFERGGEVALAIIELVKQKTGRQIRTDSGIGVKPISEFGTKRLVRKALAWAVAQKLPSVTLVHKGNIMKFTEGSFAKWGYELAKEEFGDVTVTEKELWDSLGGKMPAGKILVKDRIADSIFQQIQTRPDEYSVLALPNLNGDYMSDAAIALVGGLGLGPGANMSDEVALFEATHGTAPKYTGMDKVNPGSIILSAVMMLNHMGWNAAADLILKGIRQSIKDAHVTYDLARLMQREGRADVKELSCSGFGDAIIERM from the coding sequence GTGAGCCAGTTTGAGAACGTCAGGATTCCGGACGGAGATCTCATCGAATATCGCGACGGCGCGCTGGTGATCGGCGACCATCCGGTCATCGGGTGCCTGCGCGGCGACGGCATCGGCCTCGACATCACGCCGGTGATGACGAAGGTCGTCGATGCGGCGGTCGAGCGGGCGTTCGGCGGCAGGCGCGGGATCGCCTGGTGCCCTCTCTACGCCGGGCTCGAGGGGCTCCAGCACTACGGCAGCGAGTTCCCCGACGAGACGGTCGAGGCGATCCGGCACCTGAGGATCGCCATCAAGGGACCGTTCACCACCCCGATCGGCGAGGAGACCCACGTCTGCCTGCACTGCGCGCACCAGCAGTACCACGCGGGGAGCTGCGACAAGTGCGGCAAGGACGACGGGGTCACGGCCCGCTTTCGATCGATCAACGTCCGCTTTCGCCAGCACCTCGACCTGTTCGCCTGCGTGCGTCCGATCATGTACTTCGAGGGCGTGCCGGCCCCCAACAAGTACGCCGACAAGGTCGACTTCATGATCTTCCGCGAGAACACCGAGGACGTGTACGCCGGTCACGACTTCGAGCGCGGCGGCGAGGTGGCGCTGGCCATCATCGAGCTCGTCAAGCAGAAGACCGGCCGCCAGATCCGCACCGACTCCGGTATCGGCGTCAAGCCGATCTCCGAGTTCGGCACCAAGCGGCTGGTGCGCAAGGCGCTCGCCTGGGCGGTGGCCCAGAAGCTGCCGTCGGTGACCCTCGTGCACAAGGGCAACATCATGAAGTTCACCGAGGGCTCGTTCGCCAAGTGGGGCTACGAGCTGGCCAAGGAGGAGTTCGGCGACGTCACGGTCACCGAGAAGGAGCTCTGGGATTCACTCGGCGGCAAGATGCCGGCCGGCAAGATCCTGGTCAAGGACCGCATCGCCGACTCGATCTTCCAGCAGATCCAGACCCGGCCCGACGAGTACAGCGTGCTCGCGCTGCCGAACCTGAACGGCGACTACATGTCGGACGCCGCCATCGCCCTGGTCGGCGGACTCGGTCTCGGCCCGGGCGCCAACATGTCCGACGAGGTGGCCCTGTTCGAGGCCACCCACGGGACCGCGCCCAAGTACACGGGCATGGACAAGGTCAACCCGGGCTCGATCATCCTGTCAGCGGTGATGATGCTCAACCACATGGGCTGGAACGCGGCCGCCGACCTCATCCTCAAGGGCATTCGCCAGTCGATCAAGGACGCCCACGTCACCTACGACCTCGCGCGGCTCATGCAGCGCGAGGGCCGCGCCGACGTCAAGGAGCTCTCCTGCTCCGGCTTCGGCGACGCGATCATCGAGCGGATGTAG
- a CDS encoding AbgT family transporter, with the protein MGKVREKGKKRSRLLRALDLVERVGNALPHPATIFGILALLVAVASAIAAWVGVDAIHPGTGETVAVRNLLSGAGIRWMFEEVDANFVGFPPLGLVLVAMIGIGVAEGSGLLTVMIRALVLKAPRRLITGSVVMAGVLSHVASEAGYVILIPLGASIFLALGRHPLAGLAAAFAGVSAGFGANFLIASVDPVLAGLTESAARILDPSIAISPAVNLYFMVASAVVIVLLGTWVTERLVEPRLGSYGGPAPRQEINDLTRQEKRGLAAAGLSVLVLGAVFLLAVVPEGGLLRHPGESVLHSAFFRGLITAIMLVFLVPGLVYGVVVGTIRSDKDVVKQMIGSMGTMATYIVLVFFAAQFVAWFGHSNMGLVIAIRGAETLKSVGLTGILLMVAFVAMSAFINLFMGSASAKWAIMAPVFVPMFMLLGLHPGLTQAVFRIGDSITNVVTPMMSYFALIVAFAEKYDEDYGMGTIISAMLPYTLVFGVAWTGLLVVWMLLGLPVGPDGPLQYALP; encoded by the coding sequence GTGGGAAAGGTCAGGGAGAAGGGGAAGAAGCGATCGCGCCTCCTGCGTGCGCTCGACCTCGTCGAGCGGGTGGGCAACGCGCTGCCGCACCCGGCGACCATCTTTGGCATTCTGGCGTTGCTGGTGGCCGTGGCCTCGGCGATCGCGGCGTGGGTCGGGGTCGACGCCATCCACCCCGGCACCGGCGAAACGGTCGCGGTCCGCAACCTGCTGTCGGGGGCCGGGATCCGCTGGATGTTCGAGGAGGTCGACGCGAACTTCGTCGGCTTTCCCCCGCTCGGGCTGGTCCTGGTGGCGATGATCGGCATCGGCGTCGCCGAAGGGTCCGGCTTGCTGACCGTGATGATCCGCGCCCTGGTGCTCAAGGCGCCGCGGCGGCTGATCACGGGCTCGGTGGTGATGGCCGGGGTGCTGTCCCACGTGGCGTCGGAGGCCGGCTACGTGATCCTCATCCCGCTCGGGGCGTCGATCTTCCTCGCCCTCGGCCGGCACCCGCTGGCCGGGCTCGCCGCGGCCTTCGCCGGCGTCAGCGCCGGCTTCGGCGCCAACTTCCTGATCGCGAGCGTCGATCCGGTGCTGGCCGGGCTCACCGAGAGCGCCGCCCGCATCCTCGATCCCTCCATCGCCATCAGCCCGGCGGTCAACCTCTACTTCATGGTGGCGTCGGCGGTGGTGATCGTGCTGCTCGGGACATGGGTGACGGAGCGGCTGGTGGAGCCGCGTCTCGGCAGCTACGGCGGTCCGGCGCCGCGGCAGGAGATCAACGACCTGACCCGGCAGGAGAAGCGGGGGCTGGCGGCGGCCGGCCTGTCGGTGCTGGTCCTGGGCGCGGTGTTCCTGCTGGCGGTGGTGCCGGAGGGCGGCCTGCTCCGTCACCCAGGCGAGAGCGTGCTGCACTCCGCATTCTTCCGCGGCCTCATCACCGCGATCATGCTGGTCTTCCTGGTGCCCGGGCTGGTCTACGGCGTCGTGGTCGGCACGATCCGCAGCGACAAGGACGTCGTCAAGCAGATGATCGGCTCCATGGGCACGATGGCGACCTACATCGTGCTGGTCTTCTTCGCGGCCCAGTTCGTCGCCTGGTTCGGGCACTCGAACATGGGCCTGGTGATCGCCATCCGCGGTGCAGAGACGCTCAAGAGCGTCGGCCTGACCGGCATCCTGCTGATGGTCGCGTTCGTCGCGATGAGCGCGTTCATCAACCTGTTCATGGGCTCGGCGTCGGCCAAGTGGGCGATCATGGCGCCGGTGTTCGTGCCCATGTTCATGCTGCTCGGCCTCCACCCGGGGCTGACCCAGGCGGTGTTCCGGATCGGCGACTCGATCACCAACGTGGTGACGCCGATGATGTCGTACTTCGCGCTCATCGTCGCCTTTGCCGAGAAGTACGACGAGGACTACGGGATGGGCACCATCATCTCGGCCATGCTGCCCTACACCCTGGTCTTCGGCGTCGCCTGGACCGGGCTGCTGGTGGTGTGGATGCTGCTCGGCCTGCCGGTGGGCCCGGACGGCCCGCTCCAGTACGCCCTGCCGTGA
- a CDS encoding efflux RND transporter periplasmic adaptor subunit, with amino-acid sequence MTGFGGLPAVHRMMAAVILSLAALAGCQRAAQPVAGAPPLPEVVTIRVAPEPARSVTTAVGTLEPVARVLVASQEEGLVTAVAVREGDRVRSRQVVVELDDRQLRAELTQAEAALDEARARWQRVEKLRAEGVMAEQDVDAALAANRIAEAQLEALQTRLSFTRIQAPVSGVVTARHVEVGDLASPRAPLLELAAGDGLLLRVPVSELEVVRLAEGDLADITVDALPELRLQGRIARIYPAADSASRQVTVELKIAEAPPTVRLGFLARAHLVLETMPAALLVPEDAVLRGAEAASFVWLVRDGVAAMRPVEVGLRIDGRAVISRGLAPGDQVVVSGMAKVREGAPVAVVGAAGEPG; translated from the coding sequence ATGACCGGGTTTGGAGGCTTGCCTGCCGTGCACCGGATGATGGCCGCCGTGATCCTCTCGCTCGCCGCGCTCGCGGGCTGCCAGCGCGCCGCCCAGCCGGTTGCCGGCGCCCCCCCGCTCCCGGAGGTCGTCACCATCCGGGTCGCGCCCGAGCCGGCGCGCAGCGTCACCACCGCCGTCGGCACCCTGGAGCCCGTGGCGCGGGTCCTCGTCGCCTCCCAGGAGGAGGGCCTGGTCACGGCCGTCGCCGTGCGCGAGGGTGACCGGGTGCGGTCGCGACAGGTCGTGGTCGAGCTCGACGACCGGCAGCTCAGGGCGGAGCTCACCCAGGCCGAGGCCGCCCTCGATGAGGCCCGCGCCCGCTGGCAACGCGTCGAGAAGCTGCGAGCCGAGGGGGTGATGGCCGAGCAGGACGTGGACGCCGCGCTGGCCGCGAACCGGATCGCCGAGGCGCAGCTCGAGGCGCTGCAGACCCGGCTGTCGTTCACCCGGATCCAGGCGCCCGTCAGCGGTGTGGTCACCGCCCGCCACGTCGAGGTCGGCGACCTCGCGTCGCCGCGCGCACCGCTGCTCGAGCTCGCCGCCGGCGACGGGCTGCTGCTCAGGGTCCCGGTGTCCGAGCTCGAGGTCGTCCGGCTCGCCGAAGGCGACCTCGCCGACATCACCGTCGACGCCCTCCCCGAGCTCCGCCTCCAGGGCCGCATCGCCCGCATCTATCCGGCGGCCGACAGCGCCTCGCGCCAGGTCACCGTGGAGCTGAAGATCGCGGAGGCGCCGCCGACCGTCCGGCTCGGCTTCCTGGCCCGCGCCCACCTCGTGCTGGAGACGATGCCGGCTGCCCTCCTGGTCCCCGAGGACGCCGTCCTGCGCGGCGCCGAGGCCGCGAGCTTCGTGTGGCTGGTCCGCGACGGAGTGGCCGCGATGCGGCCGGTCGAGGTGGGGTTGCGGATCGACGGCCGCGCCGTGATCAGCCGGGGCCTCGCGCCCGGCGACCAGGTCGTGGTGAGTGGCATGGCCAAGGTCCGGGAGGGAGCGCCGGTGGCGGTCGTCGGCGCCGCGGGAGAGCCTGGATGA
- a CDS encoding transglycosylase SLT domain-containing protein: protein MTRQRGFALSLAGICLAGCALSGCPLSVRRTSGLQGIQQSGELRVLVRPGFPAGSGASTGEEVEADLLRQLAGRLGVEIRWVEVRRHDQLLTWLHDGYGDLAVGRFSPAGLVSSGASPTLAVSWVVDQLVTGAGGAERTLEELRGSEVHVVESLLREEVAGKLREAGLVIRPVPEEVPLEEMLERVRRGRYRLTVADSGLVEGAEGLRVVSAVSARRPLVWATRGANGLLLRAVDDFLFTVQVLGRAAPTAACRDLDQVRAARELRLVTRNSPTTCTVERGGLDGFEYQLASAFARELGVRLEIVVPPPRIDPLSWLEQGFGDLLALHEPIAAEDEGAYLVAGSSRTVALVSVLSARTPLPGGVEDLAGIPVAASRPVASLLAQLALEPPIDAVTPTPGYDGPAAIRAVSRGRIGVAVVDEDIARLELANRNDLRRGPVVLPAVPLVWIANPSAPALARRAGEFLGRVRESGTLQVLAAAELGAEPPPAVAEPRERVPVPAGAITPYDELLRREARRRGIDWRLLASIMYEESRFDPEAIGPGGSAGLFQFMPATWEHLGVADPHDPEEAVAAAAWYVTWLMEQFSDLELPDRTAMAIASYNAGAGHVFDAQRLAGAMSLDPDRWLGGVETAMLLLDDPELASSFPSGVCRCRQAVGYTRRVLRRFQLYSEQYSPG, encoded by the coding sequence GTGACGCGGCAACGCGGCTTCGCGCTGAGCCTCGCCGGGATCTGCCTGGCGGGGTGCGCGCTGTCCGGGTGCCCCCTGTCCGTGCGGCGAACCTCCGGTCTCCAGGGCATCCAGCAGAGCGGCGAGCTGCGGGTGCTGGTCCGCCCCGGATTTCCAGCCGGAAGCGGGGCTTCGACGGGGGAGGAGGTCGAGGCGGACCTGCTGCGGCAGCTCGCCGGCCGCCTCGGCGTCGAGATCCGCTGGGTCGAGGTCCGCCGCCACGATCAGCTCCTGACCTGGCTCCACGACGGCTACGGCGACCTGGCGGTTGGCCGGTTTTCACCCGCCGGGCTGGTTTCGAGCGGAGCCTCTCCGACCCTGGCGGTGAGCTGGGTGGTCGACCAGCTGGTGACCGGCGCCGGCGGGGCCGAGCGGACCCTCGAGGAGCTGAGGGGCAGCGAGGTCCACGTCGTGGAGTCGCTGCTTCGCGAGGAGGTGGCGGGGAAGCTGCGTGAAGCCGGCTTGGTGATCCGTCCGGTGCCGGAGGAGGTCCCGCTCGAAGAGATGCTGGAGCGGGTGCGGCGGGGCCGCTACCGGCTCACGGTGGCCGACTCCGGGTTGGTCGAGGGCGCGGAGGGGCTGCGGGTGGTCTCCGCCGTCTCCGCACGACGGCCGCTGGTGTGGGCGACGCGGGGGGCGAATGGGCTCCTGCTGAGGGCGGTGGACGACTTCCTGTTCACCGTGCAGGTGCTGGGGCGGGCAGCTCCCACGGCGGCCTGCCGCGACCTCGACCAGGTCCGGGCGGCGCGCGAGCTTCGCCTGGTGACCCGCAACTCTCCCACCACCTGCACCGTCGAACGGGGCGGGCTTGACGGGTTCGAGTACCAGCTGGCCAGCGCGTTCGCGCGCGAGCTCGGGGTGCGGCTCGAAATCGTGGTTCCACCGCCCCGGATCGACCCGCTGTCCTGGCTCGAGCAGGGCTTCGGTGACCTGCTGGCGCTCCACGAGCCGATCGCGGCCGAGGATGAGGGCGCCTACCTGGTGGCGGGGTCCTCGCGGACGGTGGCCCTGGTCTCGGTGCTGTCGGCGCGGACGCCCCTGCCCGGTGGGGTCGAGGATCTCGCCGGGATTCCGGTGGCAGCGTCGCGGCCAGTGGCGTCGCTGCTCGCGCAGCTCGCCTTGGAGCCGCCGATCGATGCCGTGACGCCGACCCCGGGCTATGACGGCCCGGCGGCCATCCGCGCGGTGTCGCGCGGCCGAATCGGGGTTGCGGTGGTGGACGAGGACATCGCGAGGCTCGAGCTCGCGAACCGGAACGACCTGAGGCGCGGCCCGGTCGTGCTGCCGGCGGTCCCGCTGGTGTGGATCGCCAACCCGTCGGCACCGGCGCTCGCGCGCCGCGCCGGCGAGTTCCTGGGCCGGGTGCGGGAGAGCGGCACCCTGCAGGTGCTGGCGGCGGCCGAGCTGGGCGCCGAGCCGCCTCCGGCGGTGGCGGAACCGCGAGAGCGGGTCCCGGTGCCGGCAGGCGCGATCACGCCCTACGACGAGCTGCTGCGGCGTGAAGCGCGGCGGCGCGGCATCGACTGGCGGCTGCTGGCGTCGATCATGTACGAGGAGTCGCGCTTCGATCCGGAGGCGATCGGCCCCGGCGGGTCGGCCGGGCTGTTCCAGTTCATGCCGGCGACCTGGGAGCACCTCGGCGTCGCCGACCCCCACGACCCCGAGGAGGCGGTTGCAGCCGCGGCCTGGTACGTCACCTGGCTGATGGAGCAGTTCTCGGACCTCGAGCTGCCCGACCGGACGGCGATGGCGATCGCGTCGTACAACGCCGGGGCCGGGCACGTGTTTGACGCCCAGCGGCTCGCGGGTGCGATGAGCCTCGATCCGGACCGGTGGCTGGGCGGCGTCGAGACGGCGATGCTGCTGCTCGACGACCCGGAGCTCGCGAGCTCGTTCCCGAGCGGCGTCTGTCGGTGCCGCCAGGCGGTCGGCTACACCCGGCGGGTGCTGCGCCGTTTCCAGCTCTACAGCGAGCAGTACTCGCCCGGGTAG